The Amycolatopsis viridis genome window below encodes:
- the ku gene encoding non-homologous end joining protein Ku — protein MRSMWKGSVSFGLVTIPINLYTATENKNVSLRQVHVADGGRIQYKRFCTIDGEEVPYADIAKGYETDDGEMVVITDDDLKDLPLSSSNVIDVLEFVPLEAIDPLHFDRHYYLEPQKAAVKPYVLLRDALHKSGHVAIAKVALRQRETLALLRVHADVMVMTTMLWPDEVRTPDFGFLRDELPQVRPQELSMAGSLIDSLSEPVFDPGKYTDHYREALEAVIDAKIAGKKTTRPAGRSPKTDVVDLMAALEASVSEAKKARKPAKRTPAKKSAGTSSTSSTSGRGRRSPKSA, from the coding sequence ATGCGATCGATGTGGAAGGGCTCGGTGTCGTTCGGGCTGGTCACCATTCCGATCAACCTCTACACGGCCACCGAGAACAAGAACGTGTCCCTGCGTCAGGTGCACGTGGCCGACGGCGGGCGCATCCAGTACAAGCGCTTCTGCACGATCGACGGCGAGGAAGTGCCCTACGCCGACATCGCCAAGGGTTACGAAACCGACGACGGCGAGATGGTCGTGATCACCGACGACGACCTCAAGGACCTGCCGCTGTCCAGTTCCAACGTGATCGACGTGCTGGAGTTCGTCCCGCTCGAGGCCATCGACCCGCTGCACTTCGACCGGCACTACTACCTGGAGCCGCAGAAGGCGGCGGTCAAGCCGTACGTGCTGCTGCGCGATGCGCTGCACAAGTCCGGCCACGTGGCGATCGCCAAGGTCGCGCTGCGCCAGCGGGAGACCCTCGCCCTGCTGCGCGTGCACGCCGACGTCATGGTGATGACCACCATGCTGTGGCCGGACGAGGTGCGCACCCCCGACTTCGGTTTCCTGCGCGACGAGCTGCCCCAGGTCCGGCCGCAGGAGCTCAGCATGGCCGGCTCGCTGATCGACTCGCTGTCCGAGCCGGTGTTCGACCCGGGCAAGTACACCGACCACTACCGCGAGGCGCTGGAAGCGGTCATCGACGCCAAGATCGCCGGCAAGAAGACCACGCGGCCCGCGGGCCGGTCGCCCAAGACCGACGTGGTCGACCTGATGGCGGCGCTGGAGGCCAGCGTCAGCGAGGCCAAGAAGGCCCGCAAACCGGCC